A region of Oryctolagus cuniculus chromosome 3, mOryCun1.1, whole genome shotgun sequence DNA encodes the following proteins:
- the CAPN10 gene encoding calpain-10 isoform X2, whose protein sequence is MRAGRGETPAPAAELFRDTDFPASDSSLCCSLSTPLAQFREDITWRRPQEICVAPRLFPDNAREGQVKQGLLGDCWFLCACAALQKHRHLLDQVIPPGQPSWADEAYRGAFTCRVWQFGRWVEVTVDDRLPCLAGRLCFSRCRGEDVFWLPLLEKVYAKVHGSYEQLWAGQVADALVDLTGGLAERWDLKALAGASGQQDGHSRWGHRSCRRLLGLKDRCLLSCSVLSPRPGAGELGEFHAFVVSDLRELPSRAGHGVLLLRIHNPWGRRCWQGRWRAGGEGWSQVEPADQAELLAQLQEGEFWVEEEEFLREFDEVTVGYPVTEAGHLQSLYTEKVLCHTRALPGAWVKGQSAGGCRNNSGFPSNPKFWLRVSEPSEVYVAVLQKPRPRATHWVGRAHAPAGTGSASWSPASLPGKDYQAVGLHIWKVEKRRVSLPRVLSAPPVAGTVCHAYDREVHLRCELSAGYYLAVPSTFLKDIAGHFLLRVFSTGRVALSAVRLVAKSASPGVAVATGEWETVQLQGSWRAGRTAGGSRNFASYPTNPSLPFSVPEGAGPRCVRITLQQHCPHGAADLHPIGFHVFQVADSGGRGSPPLLLQEPLLSCVPHRCAQEVSRLCLLSAGAYRVVPSTYLPDAEGAFTVTIATRIDRRSIHSQETLGQHLQEA, encoded by the exons ATGCGGGCGGGCCGGGGCGAGACGCCGGCGCCGGCCGCGGAGCTCTTCCGGGACACCGACTTCCCCGCCTCCGACTCCTCGCTCTGCTGCAGCTTGTCCACCCCGCTGGCCCAGTTTCGGGAGGACATCACGTGGAGGCGGCCCCAG GAAATCTGTGTTGCGccccggctgtttccagataacgcccgggaggggcaggtgaagcaggggctgctgggggatTGCTGGTTCCTGTGCGCCTGCGCTGCCCTGCAGAAGCATCGGCACCTGCTGGAccag GTCATCCCGCCAGGACAGCCAAGCTGGGCCGACGAGGCGTACCGGGGCGCCTTCACCTGTCGGGTCTGGCAGTTCGGACGCTGGGTGGAGGTGACCGTCGATGACCGGCTGCCTTGTCTCGCAGGGAGGCTCTGCTTCTCCCGGTGCCGGGGCGAGGATGTGTTCTGGCTCCCCTTGCTGGAAAAGGTCTACGCCAA GGTCCATGGGTCCTACGAGCAGctgtgggcagggcaggtggcggATGCTCTGGTGGACCTGACCGGGGGCCTGGCGGAGAGGTGGGACCTGAAGGCCTTAGCAGGAGCCAGCGGCCAGCAGGACGGGCACAGCCGCTGGGGGCACCGGAGCTGTCGGCGGCTGCTCGGCCTGAAAGACAGGTGCCTGCTCAGCTGCTCCGtgctcagccccaggccag GTGCCGGGGAGCTGGGCGAGTTCCACGCCTTCGTCGTCTCGGACCTGCGGGAGCTCCCGAGTCGAGCCGGCCACGGCGTCCTGCTGCTGCGCATCCACAacccctggggccggcgctgctggCAGGGGCGCTGGAGGGCGGG GGGGGAAGGGTGGAGCCAGGTGGAGCCAGCAGACCAGGccgagctcctggcccagctccaggaagGGGAGTtctgggtggaggaggaggagttccTCAGGGAGTTCGATGAGGTCACCGTCGGCTACCCGGTCACGGAGGCCGGCCACCTGCAGAGCCTCTACACAG AGAAGGTGCTGTGCCACACGCGGGCGCTGCCCGGGGCCTGGGTCAAGGGCCAGTCGGCCGGAGGCTGCCGTAACAACAGCGGCTTTCCCAGCAACCCCAAGTTCTGGCTGCGGGTCTCGGAGCCGAGCGAGGTCTACGTGGCCGTCCTGCAGAAGCCCAGGCCGCGCGCGACCCACTGGGTGGGCCGGGCCCACGCGCCCGCGGGCACCGGCTCTGCCTCCTGGAGCCCAGCGAGCCTGCCGGGCAAGGACTACCAGGCCGTGGGGCTGCACATCTGGAAG GTGGAGAAGCGGCGAGTCAGCCTGCCCAGGGTCCTGTCTGCGCCCCCTGTGGCTGGCACCGTGTGCCACGCCTACGACCGGGAGGTGCACCTGCGCTGCGAGCTCTCGGCGGGCTACTACCTGGCGGTTCCCAGCACCTTCCTGAAGGACATCGCGGGGCACTTCCTGCTGCGAGTCTTCTCCACCGGCAGAGTGGCCCTCAG CGCCGTCAGGCTTGTGGCCAAGAGCGCCAGCCCCGGTGTGGCCGTGGCCACCGGCGAGTGGGAGACTGTGCAGTTGCAGGGCTCCTGGCGAGCCGGCCggacagcagggggcagcaggaacTTCGCCTCCTACCCCACCAACCCCAGCCTGCCCTTCTCTGTCCCCGAGGGAGCCGGCCCCCGCTGCGTCCGCATCACACTGCAGCAGCACTGCCCGCACGGCGCCGCCGACCTGCACCCCATCGGCTTCCACGTCTTTCAG GTGGCAGACAGCGGGGGCCGGGGCTCCCCCCCTCTGCTGCTCCAGGAGCCGCTGCTGAGCTGTGTGCCGCACCGCTGCGCCCAGGAAGTGAGCCGGCTCTGCCTTCTGTCTGCCGGCGCCTACCGGGTGGTGCCCTCCACCTACCTGCCCGACGCAGAGGGGGCCTTCACGGTGACCATAGCAACCAGGATAGACAG GCGGTCCATCCACAGTCAGGAGACGCTGGGGCAGCACCTCCAGGAG GCCTAG
- the GPR35 gene encoding G-protein coupled receptor 35, with product MARHGSRGVGPPPRLTPGGGVGESCAWPWRTWPCRWGRAFPGLLQTLPRANPRATSWPCLSPAWLSLRVSSASERGCRLPRAAPGPTPRRPPESPGGLEEGQPGPPCPRPHPGQPHPDCRDQATWLGDTAAYSPGTMNDTCGSENLTWPPWLEHTFSAYLALLLVLGLVLNGLALWVFCCRMRGWTEARVYMTNLAGADLCLLCTLPFMLYSLNHTSDTPLCQLSQAVYLLNRYMSIGLVTAIAVDRYVAVRHPLRARGLRSPRQAVAVCGTLWVLVAGSLGLRWLLGVQEGGFCFRSRSGHMQHMSVFSLLGFYPPLAVLAFCSLQVGAALARSPAASAGQGAATRRAARMVWANLAVFVVCFLPLHVVLTAHLAMGLQPCAVQLVFRHALFVTSKLSDANCCLDAICYYYTAREFQEASALGRPHSAKACKSHESLCVTLT from the exons ATGGCCCGCCATGGCAGCCGTGGGGTGGGGCCACCTCCTCGCTTGacacctgggggaggggtgggggagagctgcGCATGGCCCTGGAGGACCTGGCCGTGCAGGTGGGGCCGTGCCTTCCCTGGCCTCCTGCAGACTTTGCCCCGCGCCAACCCCAGGGCTACTTCCTGGCCTTGCCTCTCCcccgcctggctcagcctcagggtCAGCAGCGCTTCCG AGCGTGGATGCCGGCTCCCCAGAGCAGCACCGGGGCCGACACCCCGCCGCCCCCCAGAGAGCCCCGGAGGCCTTgaggaggggcagccagggccgccctgccccaggccccacccaggaCAGCCCCATCCCGACTGCAGAGACCAAGCGACTTGGCTGGGGGACACAGCTGCCTACAG CCCCGGCACCATGAACGACACCTGCGGCTCTGAGAACCTGACGTGGCCCCCGTGGCTGGAGCACACCTTCTCTGCCTACCTGGCCTTGCTGCTGGTACTGGGCCTGGTGCTCAACGGGCTGGCGCTCTGGGTGTTCTGCTGCCGCATGCGGGGCTGGACGGAGGCCCGCGTGTACATGACCAACCTGGCCGGGGCCGACCTCTGCCTGCTCTGCACCCTGCCCTTCATGCTGTACTCCCTGAACCACACCTCGGACACGCCGCTGTGCCAGCTCTCGCAGGCCGTGTACCTGCTGAACAGGTACATGAGCATCGGCCTGGTCACGGCCATCGCCGTGGACCGCTACGTGGCCGTGCGGCACCCGCTGCGTGCCCGCGGCCTGCGCTCCCCGCGGCAGGCGGTGGCCGTGTGTGGGACCCTCTGGGTGCTGGTGGCCGGCTCCCTGGGGCTGCGCTGGCTGCTGGGGGTGCAGGAGGGCGGCTTCTGCTTCCGGAGCCGCTCGGGACACATGCAGCACATGTCCGTGTTCTCGCTGCTGGGCTTCTACCCGCCGCTGGCCGTGCTGGCCTTCTGCTCCCTGCAGGTGGGGGCCGCTCTGGCCCGGAGCCCGGCCGCCAGTGCGGGGCAGGGCGCGGCCACCCGCAGGGCCGCCCGCATGGTCTGGGCCAACCTGGCGGTGTTCGTGGTCTGCTTCCTGCCGCTGCACGTGGTGCTGACGGCACATCTGGCCATGGGCCTGCAGCCCTGCGCCGTGCAGCTTGTGTTCAGGCACGCCCTCTTTGTCACCAGCAAGCTCTCAGACGCCAACTGCTGCCTGGACGCGATCTGCTACTACTACACGGCCAGGGAGTTCCAGGAGGCGTCCGCCCTGGGCCGGCCCCACAGCGCCAAGGCCTGCAAGAGCCACGAGTCCCTGTGTGTGACCCTCACCTAG
- the CAPN10 gene encoding calpain-10 isoform X1 translates to MRAGRGETPAPAAELFRDTDFPASDSSLCCSLSTPLAQFREDITWRRPQEICVAPRLFPDNAREGQVKQGLLGDCWFLCACAALQKHRHLLDQVIPPGQPSWADEAYRGAFTCRVWQFGRWVEVTVDDRLPCLAGRLCFSRCRGEDVFWLPLLEKVYAKVHGSYEQLWAGQVADALVDLTGGLAERWDLKALAGASGQQDGHSRWGHRSCRRLLGLKDRCLLSCSVLSPRPGAGELGEFHAFVVSDLRELPSRAGHGVLLLRIHNPWGRRCWQGRWRAGGEGWSQVEPADQAELLAQLQEGEFWVEEEEFLREFDEVTVGYPVTEAGHLQSLYTEKVLCHTRALPGAWVKGQSAGGCRNNSGFPSNPKFWLRVSEPSEVYVAVLQKPRPRATHWVGRAHAPAGTGSASWSPASLPGKDYQAVGLHIWKVEKRRVSLPRVLSAPPVAGTVCHAYDREVHLRCELSAGYYLAVPSTFLKDIAGHFLLRVFSTGRVALSAVRLVAKSASPGVAVATGEWETVQLQGSWRAGRTAGGSRNFASYPTNPSLPFSVPEGAGPRCVRITLQQHCPHGAADLHPIGFHVFQVADSGGRGSPPLLLQEPLLSCVPHRCAQEVSRLCLLSAGAYRVVPSTYLPDAEGAFTVTIATRIDRRSIHSQETLGQHLQEVSFMAVMKA, encoded by the exons ATGCGGGCGGGCCGGGGCGAGACGCCGGCGCCGGCCGCGGAGCTCTTCCGGGACACCGACTTCCCCGCCTCCGACTCCTCGCTCTGCTGCAGCTTGTCCACCCCGCTGGCCCAGTTTCGGGAGGACATCACGTGGAGGCGGCCCCAG GAAATCTGTGTTGCGccccggctgtttccagataacgcccgggaggggcaggtgaagcaggggctgctgggggatTGCTGGTTCCTGTGCGCCTGCGCTGCCCTGCAGAAGCATCGGCACCTGCTGGAccag GTCATCCCGCCAGGACAGCCAAGCTGGGCCGACGAGGCGTACCGGGGCGCCTTCACCTGTCGGGTCTGGCAGTTCGGACGCTGGGTGGAGGTGACCGTCGATGACCGGCTGCCTTGTCTCGCAGGGAGGCTCTGCTTCTCCCGGTGCCGGGGCGAGGATGTGTTCTGGCTCCCCTTGCTGGAAAAGGTCTACGCCAA GGTCCATGGGTCCTACGAGCAGctgtgggcagggcaggtggcggATGCTCTGGTGGACCTGACCGGGGGCCTGGCGGAGAGGTGGGACCTGAAGGCCTTAGCAGGAGCCAGCGGCCAGCAGGACGGGCACAGCCGCTGGGGGCACCGGAGCTGTCGGCGGCTGCTCGGCCTGAAAGACAGGTGCCTGCTCAGCTGCTCCGtgctcagccccaggccag GTGCCGGGGAGCTGGGCGAGTTCCACGCCTTCGTCGTCTCGGACCTGCGGGAGCTCCCGAGTCGAGCCGGCCACGGCGTCCTGCTGCTGCGCATCCACAacccctggggccggcgctgctggCAGGGGCGCTGGAGGGCGGG GGGGGAAGGGTGGAGCCAGGTGGAGCCAGCAGACCAGGccgagctcctggcccagctccaggaagGGGAGTtctgggtggaggaggaggagttccTCAGGGAGTTCGATGAGGTCACCGTCGGCTACCCGGTCACGGAGGCCGGCCACCTGCAGAGCCTCTACACAG AGAAGGTGCTGTGCCACACGCGGGCGCTGCCCGGGGCCTGGGTCAAGGGCCAGTCGGCCGGAGGCTGCCGTAACAACAGCGGCTTTCCCAGCAACCCCAAGTTCTGGCTGCGGGTCTCGGAGCCGAGCGAGGTCTACGTGGCCGTCCTGCAGAAGCCCAGGCCGCGCGCGACCCACTGGGTGGGCCGGGCCCACGCGCCCGCGGGCACCGGCTCTGCCTCCTGGAGCCCAGCGAGCCTGCCGGGCAAGGACTACCAGGCCGTGGGGCTGCACATCTGGAAG GTGGAGAAGCGGCGAGTCAGCCTGCCCAGGGTCCTGTCTGCGCCCCCTGTGGCTGGCACCGTGTGCCACGCCTACGACCGGGAGGTGCACCTGCGCTGCGAGCTCTCGGCGGGCTACTACCTGGCGGTTCCCAGCACCTTCCTGAAGGACATCGCGGGGCACTTCCTGCTGCGAGTCTTCTCCACCGGCAGAGTGGCCCTCAG CGCCGTCAGGCTTGTGGCCAAGAGCGCCAGCCCCGGTGTGGCCGTGGCCACCGGCGAGTGGGAGACTGTGCAGTTGCAGGGCTCCTGGCGAGCCGGCCggacagcagggggcagcaggaacTTCGCCTCCTACCCCACCAACCCCAGCCTGCCCTTCTCTGTCCCCGAGGGAGCCGGCCCCCGCTGCGTCCGCATCACACTGCAGCAGCACTGCCCGCACGGCGCCGCCGACCTGCACCCCATCGGCTTCCACGTCTTTCAG GTGGCAGACAGCGGGGGCCGGGGCTCCCCCCCTCTGCTGCTCCAGGAGCCGCTGCTGAGCTGTGTGCCGCACCGCTGCGCCCAGGAAGTGAGCCGGCTCTGCCTTCTGTCTGCCGGCGCCTACCGGGTGGTGCCCTCCACCTACCTGCCCGACGCAGAGGGGGCCTTCACGGTGACCATAGCAACCAGGATAGACAG GCGGTCCATCCACAGTCAGGAGACGCTGGGGCAGCACCTCCAGGAG GTGTCCTTTATGGCTGTGATGAAGGCCTAG